CATACTTACTGATGCCCTCCATCCGGACAGGGCACCCGGTATAGAGGAGCTTTCAGACGGCAGGATCCCCTCGATAGTGTTTGATCATCACCTTGGCGACGACAGTTTCGGCGATGTGAAAGTAGTTGATTCGAGTTCTCCCGCTGCGGGTGAGATAGTATTCAGGTTTGCAAAGTTTCTCGGCTATAAGGCGGATAAGCAGTTTGCCCTCTCTCTTTTCGCAGCAATGGCCACAGACACAGGCTGGTTCAGATACGGCAAAAACCTCCAATCTGCTTATAAGGCCGCTGGTGAGCTGCTCGCAGCGGGAGTTGATACGGAAGAGCTTTTCAGCGTTATCTACGAGCGGGAATCGCTTGCAAAGATGCGGCTTACATCCCGTATGCTCGATTCGCTCAAGCTGCACGGCGGTGCCGTGGTATCCGGCAGGATTACTCAGCAGGATTTCAGGGAAAGCGGAGCTGTTGAAAGCGATACCGAAGGGCTGATAAACAAGCTCCAAGCCCTTGAAGGCATTCAAACTACATTTCTCCTGATTGAAAGAAGCCCTAATGAGATAAAATGCTCTATGAGAAGCAAAGGCGATGTAATTGTCAGGGAAGTGGCAGAGGCTCTGGGCGGAGGCGGCCACGACCTTGCAGCAGGGGTTTCTTTCTTTTGCGGCTTTGAAGAGGCAGAGAGGCAGATTCTCGAAAAGATAGAGATTCAAACAAGTTGATTCACCCGCTAAAACGAAAAATTCCCAAATTACACTTCTAATAGGGAACTTTTATAAATTCGATTTGTCAAACCCTAAGTATAAATTTTGTAAAACGTGCTATTATAGCTATCTGGAGTGATTAATGGTAAAAAAATACAGGTCATTGAAAGCCAAATTTTGGTCTATAGCTTTCCTTGCAGCATTGCTGGTAATGTCTCAGCATCTGCTTTTTGCGCAGCAGAATGAGGAAGTTTCGGAGCGTCAGAAGAGTATTCTTGAGAGGCT
This window of the Sedimentisphaera salicampi genome carries:
- a CDS encoding DHH family phosphoesterase, translated to MKDLTKQFSEAKELIEKSEKVIITAHQRPDGDACGSVSALSKIIADMGKQVFPLLVDDFPEWINMLFGEHRPTVINSSVDNELWKKLPWKDADLIILTDALHPDRAPGIEELSDGRIPSIVFDHHLGDDSFGDVKVVDSSSPAAGEIVFRFAKFLGYKADKQFALSLFAAMATDTGWFRYGKNLQSAYKAAGELLAAGVDTEELFSVIYERESLAKMRLTSRMLDSLKLHGGAVVSGRITQQDFRESGAVESDTEGLINKLQALEGIQTTFLLIERSPNEIKCSMRSKGDVIVREVAEALGGGGHDLAAGVSFFCGFEEAERQILEKIEIQTS